A stretch of Paenibacillus peoriae DNA encodes these proteins:
- a CDS encoding SDR family NAD(P)-dependent oxidoreductase has translation MSKGTTPKTYAQRLTHNNLIVRDHQVHEIRTLPGVALLDMIYRLADCYLGTQAIELRHVLFMQPIITSEYFDQQILVAFIPKERYWEVKVTSIKVKNEEAVDTSEVINMNCLMYRIEHIFIEPCPDIAAFADDATEQWDMEEMYELARRCKIRHFTFMKTLGNVYQRGNQEVMKLQLSELAKNDADYFYAHAALLDGASMAGMSFSKNGTQHWVNQDGSPYMPISIERFCIYQRLPSTIYTYTEEREVVDGLLINPDLISRDITVYSETGEVAVEFRNFSVKRIRDAQLIQKLMEPVVSLPEEKDKAQSVQQIKPVSKDKYVGIEESEYSSLTTKIAIENFLRQEIAKVLKVDADTIEVCAGFYELGLDSIELLRLVKVLEERVDTIMYPTLLFEFSTIDSLTGYLLENHAQAFNENVGSEDNYDTPTVQNERTLKTAIERYLQEEISRVLHVSASEIGIQQGFYELGLDSIELLKLVKVLEEKVSGALYPTLLFEYPNITALTEFLFEHSGTAFIEEKEEHTDQGSQVAVDPQSSLPQALLFERFWSHESIPATQVQYPEYLHITLMYNGSKKLLSWFERQSNDAWKILDLNSVSTQSIQQFEDCFEQVFHLIQTHIKKSGSSEILIQLVADVDKDHKAVYALEGLLKTASLENHKVHGQIIMIRHMATRQAAEIRDILIQEAHHLEDGARTVLYPTDSTERFVNKLYEKKFQEMASPFKEQGVYVITGGFGGLGFHVANHLARCKAKIALIGRSGLTEPQNRQMRSLVQMGAEVRYYQADVGDLAAIEKIMTNIRDHWGFVTGVVHAAGVVKDQFIINKQMHEAHEVFRPKVSGIWNLDQATKHDALEYFVIFSSASAITGNLGQADYASANGWMDAFAWERQGRVERGERCGQTITVNWPLWSEGGMRISEDMQDLLYKAGGSEALPTSNGLHILDAVLANGSTHTVVLYGNVQAIKEQMKSNITINPGISIRLTEMNADQEEEAESSVKKKRSQHDDIAIVGLSGKYPMADNIEQLYLNLKEGKDCISNVPTERWRDNKLSYDVREIYNHGGFLGRIDEFDPLFFNISAAQAEMMDPQARMFLQTAWEACEDAGFSLDKSHHQYPSTSDQSVGVFAGVFWNNYELFSAEMTQRGTPLAFGIAASSIANMVSYCLNFHGPSMAVDSMCSSSLTAIHLACESIRQGECDYAVAGGVNLVTHPHKYLFLKQAQFLSTDGRCRSFGKDGDGYVPGEGVGAILLTSLAEAKKQGYSIYGIIKGSAVNHAGKTSGATVPDPVAQSEVISNAIKKSGVDPQTIGYVEAHGTGTSLGDPIEMRGLELAFSECGLNKQQCVIGSIKSNIGHLEAASGIAGLTKILLQFKYKELFPSLHAKEINPYIDFKNSFFQIQQQYEAWVAPEIEMNGACSSLPRRAGISSFGASGSNTHLILEEYVPSETKGTSSLSGTETLVIIPLSAKKEENLKQIVHNLLQFLKIHSSSERGASYERLRELAYTLQVGRESMSVRVSFVASSMDELLHKMEQFIQGEETVSERAWTHDSDDLDFLLETYIGSADMEGIARLWVGGLHVDWSRLYGEDKPHRLHLPTYPFTKERYWVPHETAHPATEGSMFNVATTAATSSHPLLRTRPMVAKRENRLENCWNFTEQIEV, from the coding sequence ATGTATGAATTGGCCCGCAGATGTAAAATTCGGCATTTCACGTTTATGAAAACACTGGGAAACGTCTATCAACGGGGCAATCAGGAAGTAATGAAGCTCCAGCTAAGTGAGCTAGCGAAAAATGATGCCGATTATTTTTATGCGCATGCTGCATTGTTGGATGGGGCATCGATGGCAGGAATGTCTTTTTCCAAAAATGGAACGCAACATTGGGTGAACCAGGACGGTTCGCCCTATATGCCTATTTCAATAGAACGATTTTGTATTTATCAAAGGCTTCCGAGCACCATCTATACGTATACAGAGGAACGAGAAGTTGTAGACGGTCTACTGATCAATCCAGATCTCATATCCCGAGATATCACTGTATATAGTGAGACAGGTGAGGTGGCTGTTGAATTTCGCAATTTTTCAGTTAAACGTATCCGAGACGCCCAACTGATTCAAAAACTGATGGAACCTGTAGTTTCTCTGCCTGAGGAGAAGGATAAAGCGCAATCTGTTCAACAAATAAAACCTGTTTCGAAAGATAAATATGTGGGAATAGAAGAAAGTGAATACTCTTCTTTAACTACTAAAATCGCTATTGAGAATTTCCTGCGGCAAGAGATTGCCAAGGTACTCAAGGTAGATGCAGATACGATAGAAGTGTGTGCAGGATTTTACGAATTAGGATTGGATTCTATCGAACTGCTCCGATTGGTTAAAGTATTGGAGGAAAGAGTAGACACGATAATGTATCCCACTTTGCTATTTGAGTTTTCCACAATCGACAGCCTGACTGGATATTTACTTGAAAATCATGCTCAAGCGTTCAATGAAAATGTGGGGAGCGAGGACAATTATGATACGCCCACAGTACAGAACGAACGTACTCTTAAAACTGCTATTGAACGTTATTTGCAAGAGGAAATTTCAAGGGTTCTTCATGTATCTGCCAGTGAGATTGGAATACAACAAGGGTTTTATGAGCTTGGATTGGATTCCATTGAATTGTTGAAGCTGGTAAAGGTTTTAGAGGAGAAAGTGAGCGGAGCATTATACCCTACACTTTTGTTTGAGTACCCTAACATTACAGCATTAACTGAATTTTTATTTGAACATAGCGGAACTGCGTTCATAGAGGAAAAGGAGGAGCATACGGACCAGGGATCGCAAGTTGCTGTCGATCCACAGTCTAGTTTGCCTCAAGCATTACTCTTTGAACGTTTCTGGAGCCATGAATCGATACCGGCAACCCAAGTGCAGTATCCTGAATATCTCCATATCACGCTCATGTATAACGGAAGCAAAAAGCTGTTATCCTGGTTCGAACGGCAAAGTAACGATGCATGGAAAATATTAGACCTTAATTCTGTTAGTACACAGTCCATCCAGCAATTTGAGGATTGTTTTGAACAAGTTTTTCATCTTATTCAGACGCACATTAAGAAATCAGGAAGTTCCGAAATCCTGATTCAGCTTGTTGCTGATGTGGATAAAGACCATAAAGCTGTATATGCATTGGAGGGTTTACTGAAAACAGCTTCTTTAGAAAATCACAAAGTTCATGGTCAAATTATTATGATTAGACATATGGCTACAAGGCAGGCAGCGGAAATTAGGGATATTTTAATACAGGAAGCCCATCATCTCGAAGATGGTGCACGGACAGTTTTGTATCCAACCGATTCTACTGAACGTTTTGTTAATAAACTGTATGAAAAAAAGTTTCAGGAAATGGCTTCTCCCTTTAAAGAGCAAGGTGTATATGTAATTACTGGTGGTTTTGGTGGATTAGGATTTCATGTTGCCAATCATTTAGCTAGATGTAAGGCTAAGATAGCATTGATTGGAAGATCGGGATTAACTGAGCCACAGAATAGGCAAATGCGCTCATTAGTTCAAATGGGAGCAGAAGTCCGGTATTATCAGGCTGATGTTGGTGATCTGGCTGCTATAGAAAAGATAATGACAAATATTCGTGATCATTGGGGTTTTGTAACGGGAGTGGTTCATGCTGCCGGTGTCGTAAAAGATCAGTTTATTATCAATAAACAAATGCATGAAGCACATGAGGTGTTTCGACCCAAAGTCAGTGGTATCTGGAATCTGGATCAGGCAACAAAACATGATGCGCTGGAATACTTCGTCATTTTTTCATCTGCTTCAGCTATTACTGGAAATTTAGGACAGGCCGATTATGCAAGTGCAAATGGATGGATGGATGCATTTGCATGGGAACGACAGGGTCGAGTAGAACGGGGAGAGCGCTGTGGACAAACGATAACGGTGAATTGGCCATTGTGGTCTGAAGGCGGCATGCGGATCAGTGAAGATATGCAGGATTTGCTGTATAAAGCGGGAGGAAGCGAAGCACTGCCTACGTCCAATGGGCTTCATATACTGGATGCTGTATTGGCAAATGGGAGCACTCATACAGTGGTTCTCTATGGCAATGTTCAAGCAATCAAGGAGCAGATGAAATCTAATATAACGATAAATCCAGGTATCTCTATTAGGTTAACGGAAATGAACGCGGATCAGGAAGAGGAAGCTGAATCAAGTGTTAAGAAAAAGCGAAGTCAACATGACGACATTGCTATTGTGGGGCTATCTGGGAAATATCCTATGGCAGATAACATAGAGCAATTATATCTTAATTTAAAAGAGGGAAAGGATTGTATTTCCAATGTTCCTACCGAGCGTTGGCGGGACAATAAACTGTCTTATGATGTTAGAGAGATCTATAATCACGGCGGCTTCCTGGGCAGAATCGATGAGTTTGATCCGTTATTTTTTAATATATCAGCTGCGCAAGCGGAAATGATGGACCCCCAGGCAAGAATGTTTTTGCAGACAGCTTGGGAAGCTTGTGAAGACGCGGGGTTCTCGCTTGATAAAAGTCATCATCAATATCCCTCCACCAGTGATCAGAGTGTGGGGGTATTTGCAGGGGTATTTTGGAATAACTATGAACTGTTTAGTGCGGAGATGACGCAGCGTGGAACGCCATTAGCATTTGGGATTGCAGCTTCATCAATAGCTAATATGGTTTCGTATTGTCTGAATTTTCATGGGCCATCCATGGCTGTAGACTCAATGTGTTCTTCTTCTCTTACTGCTATTCACTTGGCATGTGAGAGCATTAGACAGGGAGAATGTGACTATGCTGTTGCAGGTGGTGTTAACCTAGTTACTCATCCCCACAAATACCTTTTTTTGAAGCAAGCTCAGTTTCTCTCGACTGACGGCAGATGCCGAAGCTTCGGCAAGGATGGAGACGGATACGTTCCCGGTGAAGGGGTTGGAGCAATTCTTTTAACCAGTCTAGCCGAGGCAAAAAAGCAAGGTTATTCCATCTACGGAATCATTAAAGGTTCTGCAGTAAATCATGCTGGGAAAACTTCGGGAGCTACGGTACCAGATCCTGTAGCCCAATCGGAAGTCATTTCAAACGCTATTAAGAAATCAGGGGTTGATCCTCAAACTATTGGTTATGTGGAAGCCCATGGCACAGGGACCTCATTAGGGGATCCGATAGAAATGCGTGGCCTTGAATTGGCTTTTAGTGAGTGCGGGCTTAACAAACAACAGTGTGTGATAGGGTCTATTAAATCGAATATCGGGCATTTAGAAGCTGCTTCGGGCATTGCAGGACTAACTAAGATTCTGCTTCAATTTAAATATAAGGAGCTATTTCCTTCATTGCATGCCAAGGAAATCAACCCCTATATTGATTTTAAAAATTCATTTTTTCAAATTCAGCAACAATATGAAGCATGGGTAGCACCAGAAATCGAAATGAACGGAGCATGCTCTTCTTTACCTAGACGGGCTGGTATAAGCTCATTCGGGGCAAGTGGAAGTAATACTCATCTTATTCTGGAAGAATATGTACCATCGGAAACGAAGGGAACAAGCTCACTTTCAGGCACGGAAACATTGGTTATTATTCCACTTTCAGCCAAGAAAGAGGAAAACCTTAAGCAGATCGTGCATAATCTGCTCCAATTTCTTAAGATTCATAGCTCATCAGAGCGGGGAGCAAGCTATGAAAGACTTAGGGAACTGGCCTACACGCTACAAGTTGGGCGGGAGTCTATGTCTGTGCGAGTTTCTTTTGTTGCTTCTTCTATGGATGAGCTGCTTCATAAGATGGAGCAATTTATTCAGGGAGAAGAGACAGTGTCAGAGAGAGCATGGACTCATGATTCAGACGATTTGGATTTTTTATTGGAGACATACATCGGTTCAGCTGATATGGAAGGTATAGCTCGATTGTGGGTAGGAGGCTTACATGTTGATTGGAGCAGGTTATATGGTGAGGATAAGCCGCATCGCCTTCATCTACCGACATATCCTTTTACCAAAGAACGTTACTGGGTTCCACATGAGACGGCCCACCCAGCAACTGAAGGATCTATGTTCAATGTTGCTACAACCGCAGCAACATCATCGCACCCTCTACTTAGAACGCGTCCCATGGTTGCAAAACGTGAAAATAGACTTGAGAATTGCTGGAATTTCACTGAGCAAATAGAAGTATAG